The DNA region AAGATGCTATACTCCAACTTGCCAATACTAGTGTTAATGGTCAATACCTTTTTTCAGGATCCCAACTTCAAAACAAACCTTTTGATTCTAAGGGAAATTATTATGGGGATAAAAACACCATTAATGTAGTCACAGGTGCTGGAACCCAAAGCCCTTATAATATACCTGGATGGGACTTATTTTTTAAAGCTGATGGAGATTATAAAAAACAAATCACTACTAATGTAAGCTTACAAGATAATCGCTATAAAGATAAGGTAGAATACCTCAATGGGGATTCTCAATGGAAACAATTAATCGGACAAAATTATGTTAAAGATGGAAACTTAGATCCTTATAAAGATTTTGAAGATAAGGATCAAAAGCTTGATTTTTTATCTTCAACCTTATATGTTCAAGGAACTAGACCTGATGGAACAAGTTTTAAAAGTGCGGTTTTAATCAAACCTGATGATAAAATAGAAGATATATTAAAACAAATTGGAACTCTTTATGGCAATACCGCTGATAATAAAGTTGTTGAAGTAAGCATTAATAATAGTGGTCAAATTCAAATTACTGATTTAAAACAAGGCAATAATAAACTTGATTTTCATGCTGTAGCCTTTACCCCTCAACTTGAAAATTCTGGTGCACTTAAAGAACTTAATCAATTTATTAAAGATAATAATTTAAATAGGGATGATATAACCAATTCGGTTATGACAGAAGCTTTAAAAGCTAGCAATGGAGATATTAGCAATTTAAAATCTCCTGTAAAAATAACTTTAACTGCTAAAGATGGAACTAAAAAAGAATTTAGCTTTGATCTTAGTCAAACAGATTTTATCCATAGCAAAATGACAGATACTCAAGGAAATCCAAGCAATGGCGCAGATTATGATAATGTGTATTTTGAAAAAAATGGCAATACTGTTTATGGTAATGTTTCTCAAGTTATAAAATCTAATAATGCTTATGCTACAGATTCAACAAAACTTAGTGAAGTTATGGCTCAAGATAGCCTAAATGGTACAGTTTTAAATTTAAAAGTAAAATCTAAAGGCGGAAATTCTTATGATGTAAGCATAGATTTACAAAATTCAACTGTAAGTTTTAAAGATCCCAAAGATCCAAATAAAACTATTGAATTTCCTATTATGCATACTGATCCTGCAAGTGGAAATAGTGGGGTTGTTACTGGATCAAATGATATTACCTATGGACAAATTAATGCCATAATAGGAATGTTTGCTTCAGATAAGGTTCCAAATCAAAGCATTAATGCTACAAATGGAAAAATCAGTGCTAATGATTATGAAAATTTAAGACAACTCATGAAAGATTCAAAAGCTAGCGTTGATGTTAGCATGGATTATAAAGGTAGAATCAGTGTTAGTGATAAACTTTCAGCAAGCACTAATATAGAAATCGCCCTTAGTGATTCTCAAAGTGGACATTTCCCATCACCCCCATTTTCAACAACAGCATCCATAGAAAATGGTCCAAATTTTAGTTTTAGTGCAAATAATGCTTTAGTCATTGATGAGCCTAATGTGGATATTATTAAAGATCTTGATGCTATGATTGAAGCCGTTTTAAATGGAAATATGAGAGCTGATTCTACAAGTAAAAACCCAAGAAATACCGGTATGCAAGGAGCTTTAGAAAGACTTGATCATTTAGCTGATCATATTAATAAACTTAATACCGCAATGGGTGCTTATCACAATGCCATAGAAGATGTAAATACGCGTTCAACCTTTTTAAGTGTTAATGTTCAAAGCATTAAATCAAGTATTAGTGATATTGATTATGGAGAAGCTATGATGAATTTAATGCAAACACAGCTTGCATATCAAGCCACACTCAAGGCTAGTGCTACTATATCTCAGCTTAGCTTATTAAATTATCTATAAAATTTTATGGTATAATTGCTTTTTGATTTTATTTTTTAAGGAAAAAATATTAAAAAAGAAGCCATTTTTACCATTTCTACCTTTTTTATTTTTTATCTTTGTCTTTGTATGCTAGCACCTAGCATGGGAGAATGGGTTTATAAGGCTAATTTATTTTTATTTGGGGAATTAGGGTATTATTATCCTTTTTGCTTACTTATCTTAAATTACTTATATTATAAAAAAAATTACAAGATAGAAAATTTTAAGCGTAGAGAACTTTTTGGTTTTTATTTGGCCTGTTTTTCAATTTTACTTTTATTTTCTGTTTTTTATAAAGATTTTGGATATATTTTAAAAATCATTTATAAAATTTTTTATGCTATTTTAGGACATACAGGAAGTGGAATTTTTGCACTTTTAGTTTTATTATTTTCTTTAATTTTATTATTTCCTAACTTTGTAAAAGAAACTTTAAAAATAGAATTAGACTTTACCCCATTATTAAAAATGGAACAAGCTTTTAAATCTTTATTAATGCGAGTTTTTGGAGGAGAAAATGAAAAAGAAGATGGATTAAGACCTAAAACTTCAACATCTAATACCTTAAAAAATAGCACTCAAAACTTTGAAAATACAACAAATGAAGAAGTTAAAAACGAACTTGATCATTTAGAACAATTAATTAAAGATGTCAATATTAATGCAAGCTGCAATTCAATTAATACCGCTAAAGAAAATTTTGCAAAACT from Campylobacter hepaticus includes:
- the flgL gene encoding flagellar hook-associated protein FlgL, encoding MRITNKLTFTSGVSSSMDAQNALYKISQQLASGLKIQNSYEDASIYIDHTRLEYEIKTLEQVKEATSRAKEMTENSMKALQDMVKLLEDFKVKVTQAASDSNSQTSREAIAKELQRIKDAILQLANTSVNGQYLFSGSQLQNKPFDSKGNYYGDKNTINVVTGAGTQSPYNIPGWDLFFKADGDYKKQITTNVSLQDNRYKDKVEYLNGDSQWKQLIGQNYVKDGNLDPYKDFEDKDQKLDFLSSTLYVQGTRPDGTSFKSAVLIKPDDKIEDILKQIGTLYGNTADNKVVEVSINNSGQIQITDLKQGNNKLDFHAVAFTPQLENSGALKELNQFIKDNNLNRDDITNSVMTEALKASNGDISNLKSPVKITLTAKDGTKKEFSFDLSQTDFIHSKMTDTQGNPSNGADYDNVYFEKNGNTVYGNVSQVIKSNNAYATDSTKLSEVMAQDSLNGTVLNLKVKSKGGNSYDVSIDLQNSTVSFKDPKDPNKTIEFPIMHTDPASGNSGVVTGSNDITYGQINAIIGMFASDKVPNQSINATNGKISANDYENLRQLMKDSKASVDVSMDYKGRISVSDKLSASTNIEIALSDSQSGHFPSPPFSTTASIENGPNFSFSANNALVIDEPNVDIIKDLDAMIEAVLNGNMRADSTSKNPRNTGMQGALERLDHLADHINKLNTAMGAYHNAIEDVNTRSTFLSVNVQSIKSSISDIDYGEAMMNLMQTQLAYQATLKASATISQLSLLNYL